From one Pseudomonas sp. B21-048 genomic stretch:
- a CDS encoding ABC transporter permease: protein MLNNSITVAMADIATAVKRYSLVGMLGWQDVRQRYRRSAVGPFWLTISMGVMIGTIGLVFGQIFNSPMKDFLPFLAAGMILWSFISTCVLEGCTSLIAAESIIKQLPIPLFVHILRTIWRNTLILAHNIVIFPLVLLAVQKPLGLGALLSVPGFALLVLNLAWISLILSLLCARYRDLPQIIASVLQIAFYLTPIMWLPSLLPGRAGTYLLDLNPIYHLIQIVRAPLLGQDVSTVSWCVAGGMALFGWCIAIIIYGLYKRRIAYWL from the coding sequence ATGCTAAACAACTCAATTACCGTCGCCATGGCAGATATAGCGACGGCTGTAAAGCGCTATTCGCTGGTAGGCATGCTCGGATGGCAGGATGTACGTCAACGGTATAGGCGCTCTGCTGTCGGACCGTTTTGGCTAACCATCAGCATGGGGGTTATGATTGGTACTATTGGCCTCGTATTTGGCCAAATATTTAACTCCCCCATGAAAGACTTTCTGCCATTTCTTGCAGCAGGTATGATTCTCTGGAGTTTTATTTCTACCTGCGTGTTAGAGGGCTGCACCAGCCTCATCGCCGCAGAAAGTATTATCAAACAACTCCCCATCCCATTATTCGTGCATATTTTACGCACAATATGGCGCAATACTTTGATCCTCGCGCACAATATCGTCATCTTCCCGCTTGTCCTGCTGGCTGTTCAGAAACCATTGGGTCTTGGAGCACTGTTGAGTGTCCCGGGCTTTGCACTGCTTGTTCTCAATCTGGCATGGATCAGCTTGATATTGAGCCTTTTATGCGCGCGATATCGCGACCTCCCGCAGATCATTGCGAGCGTCTTGCAAATTGCCTTTTACTTGACGCCAATCATGTGGCTTCCAAGCCTGCTACCAGGACGAGCCGGCACCTATTTACTGGATTTGAACCCCATCTATCACCTCATACAAATCGTCAGGGCCCCCTTGCTCGGACAGGATGTGAGCACTGTTAGCTGGTGCGTGGCCGGGGGCATGGCTCTGTTTGGCTGGTGCATAGCGATCATCATCTATGGCCTCTATAAACGTCGCATTGCTTATTGGCTCTAA